A stretch of the Thermodesulfobacteriota bacterium genome encodes the following:
- a CDS encoding thioredoxin domain-containing protein — protein MTARRRLAAARSPYLRQHADDAVDWYPWGEEALGRARAEGRLIFLSIGYATCHWCHVMGRESFSDQEVGDYVSRHFVPILVDCEERPDLNQLYMKSCRLLLDGYSGWPLNVVASPDQVPLLAAVYLPKRSAHGRTGLLDLLERAAAEWQRNPEELLGQGRRIVTSLTAAAGGIPGQAAIDQQTLAVAAGAFREEYDPRHGGFGPDPRFVRPHGLIFLLRHAWRWQQPALRGMVEKTLTAVWRGGIFDQLGGGVHRYATDVAWRHPHFEKMLYDQAGLLLAACEAFRATGRPRYAAMARAVMAYVLRDLQSPDGVFWAGEDADAEGIEGGYYLWRREEIVSELGPDEGDLFCAVYEVTGAGNFRPADQGQGSNVLYRRRSVAAWAGQLGLAPAGLAGRLARARQRLFARRRRRSSLRQDRQVILAWNALMVSALVQAGQALAWPPAITAAERAARWLLRQMRPNGELRHCWQDGLAFGPAVAADYACLAASLLDLYEAVFDPLWLSQALELARELLTRFGDPAGGGLFETAAGDSSLLVRLKDPEEREMPSANSMALDLLARLWLLAEDDSWRAAAEGIRAAFATEVRAAPADFPWLVQASSWLVASPRKVVVAGPSEAAATKSLLAAARQTYAPDAVFLLRRTDVADDPLLALAPGVRDLAPAGGQAAAYVCAGFACQRPLTDPQALARLLARPIP, from the coding sequence ATGACCGCCCGCCGCCGTCTGGCCGCAGCCAGAAGCCCGTATCTGCGGCAGCACGCCGATGATGCGGTGGACTGGTATCCCTGGGGCGAGGAGGCCCTGGGCCGGGCCCGGGCCGAGGGCCGGCTGATCTTTCTGTCCATCGGCTACGCCACCTGCCACTGGTGCCATGTCATGGGCCGGGAGAGCTTCTCGGACCAGGAGGTGGGGGACTACGTAAGCCGCCATTTCGTGCCGATCCTGGTGGACTGCGAGGAGCGGCCGGACCTCAACCAGCTCTACATGAAATCCTGCCGCCTGCTCCTGGACGGCTACAGCGGCTGGCCTTTGAACGTGGTCGCAAGCCCGGACCAGGTCCCGCTCCTGGCGGCGGTCTACCTGCCAAAACGGAGCGCCCATGGCCGCACCGGTCTTCTGGACCTCCTGGAGCGGGCGGCTGCGGAGTGGCAGCGGAATCCCGAGGAGCTCCTGGGCCAAGGGCGCCGGATTGTGACCAGCCTGACCGCGGCCGCCGGGGGCATCCCCGGCCAGGCCGCCATCGACCAGCAGACCCTGGCCGTTGCCGCCGGCGCCTTCCGGGAGGAATACGACCCCCGCCACGGCGGCTTCGGGCCGGACCCCCGCTTCGTCCGGCCCCATGGCCTCATCTTCCTCCTGCGCCATGCCTGGCGCTGGCAGCAGCCGGCGCTCCGGGGCATGGTGGAAAAGACCCTGACGGCGGTCTGGCGGGGCGGCATCTTCGATCAGCTGGGCGGCGGCGTGCACCGCTATGCCACAGATGTTGCCTGGCGCCACCCCCACTTCGAAAAGATGCTCTACGATCAGGCCGGGCTGCTCCTGGCCGCCTGCGAGGCCTTCCGCGCCACCGGCCGGCCCCGCTACGCCGCGATGGCCCGGGCGGTCATGGCCTACGTGCTCCGGGACCTGCAAAGCCCGGACGGGGTGTTCTGGGCCGGGGAGGACGCCGACGCGGAAGGGATCGAGGGCGGCTACTACCTGTGGCGCCGGGAGGAGATCGTCTCCGAGCTGGGCCCGGACGAGGGCGACCTCTTCTGTGCGGTGTACGAGGTGACGGGCGCTGGCAACTTCCGGCCGGCTGACCAGGGCCAGGGGAGCAATGTCTTGTACCGCCGACGGTCGGTGGCCGCCTGGGCCGGCCAGCTGGGCCTGGCGCCAGCCGGGCTGGCCGGCCGGCTGGCGCGGGCCAGGCAGCGGCTTTTCGCCAGGCGCCGGCGGCGATCCTCCCTGCGCCAGGACCGGCAGGTGATCCTGGCCTGGAACGCCCTTATGGTCTCGGCCCTGGTCCAGGCCGGGCAGGCCCTGGCGTGGCCCCCCGCCATCACTGCCGCCGAGCGGGCTGCCCGCTGGCTCCTGCGGCAGATGCGGCCCAACGGGGAGCTTCGCCACTGCTGGCAGGATGGCCTGGCCTTCGGGCCGGCGGTGGCCGCTGATTACGCCTGCCTGGCCGCAAGCCTCCTGGATCTCTACGAAGCGGTCTTCGATCCCCTTTGGCTCAGCCAAGCCCTGGAGCTGGCCCGGGAGCTCCTGACCCGCTTTGGCGACCCCGCCGGCGGCGGCCTGTTCGAGACCGCCGCCGGCGACAGCAGCCTCCTGGTCCGGCTCAAGGACCCGGAGGAGCGGGAGATGCCCTCGGCCAACAGCATGGCCCTGGACCTCTTGGCCCGGCTGTGGCTGCTGGCCGAAGACGACTCCTGGCGCGCCGCCGCCGAGGGCATCCGGGCGGCCTTTGCCACCGAGGTGCGGGCGGCGCCGGCGGACTTTCCCTGGCTCGTGCAGGCCTCCTCCTGGCTGGTGGCATCCCCCAGGAAGGTGGTGGTGGCCGGCCCCAGCGAGGCGGCTGCTACAAAAAGCCTCCTGGCCGCCGCCCGCCAGACCTACGCCCCCGATGCCGTCTTCCTGCTGCGGCGGACCGACGTGGCCGATGACCCCCTGCTGGCCTTGGCGCCGGGCGTGCGCGACCTCGCCCCCGCCGGCGGCCAAGCCGCCGCCTATGTCTGCGCCGGCTTCGCCTGCCAGCGCCCCCTCACCGATCCCCAGGCCCTGGCCCGTCTTCTGGCAAGACCCATTCCCTGA